Below is a window of Pocillopora verrucosa isolate sample1 chromosome 6, ASM3666991v2, whole genome shotgun sequence DNA.
gTGGGATCCAAGTAGACAAACATGCAGCTCATGAAGAAAGCAAATTTAAACTTAGTTGCTTTTGTGTGAATGGGGTGTAAGACATATCATAGTAAAGCTCGGATACAATGCGCGCTTTCATTtattgaaagagcgtgctctatcagagatacagcgatctccggtcatcgcagtaaagcaagcctcgGAAATTACATCTTCTGCCCTTGAAgtgaacaattaagagcttgctctgatatccttcccgatgcgttgagtggaagtcCACATCAGTCGCTACAGCCAAGTCCTAatgcagattgtgaactttgataatttgacatttttgacagctttagtcgtattcaaccaatcaaatgaatGAAACGATACATATCGAGTTATTATCGTTAACATCGTTTTATCATCgttatcaatatcatcatcatGTTGATATAGATCTCTCTGTTTTGGGTGTATTAGAGAGTTTCTATGTTCAACTTTGTCAACGCAAAGAGGTACTTACACAATTTTATCATCTGTGTCAAAAAACGTTTTGAGTTTTTTgaaagtctttctttttttcctttgtctcagttttttccgtttttctttgGGTGTCCTGTTTTACCCcttttttttgatgaatttttgttgttaatgctcgtttacctttttcttttttttttttttttttcactcacgtcctagtttattttcttcctcCCAGAGAAGAGGATGCCTATGAAATGACCATCAGGGCGTTTTTGCCTTTCCTGGTACTCGCAAGGGAGTAATATAATTTATGTACGACGCACTAACATTCACTCGAATCGAGCTGAAAAATTCTTCATTTACAGTTTGAAATATTGTAGTTCAACCTCAAATCTTTTACGGGATGGTTCGACCAATGTATTGGTTGCATGCCTATGGACGCAGTCATGTGTTTCTGCCGTTTCTAACGTAATAAAGAGATTCCTGCGTTCCAGAGCGAAAACATCGTTTTGAAATTTCGCAAGCCTAAATGCTTAAATAGGAACTCAAAAACCTCGTCAGCTTCTTGTATGAAGATAATTATGACATGAATACGTCGATAGAATCACAACTATATGACACACACGTGTCTTTATCATcacaataaaatgaataaataacattttccgATCTCTTATTCCGTAAAATGGTCaattaacttaaaattaaaGACGATGTTGTGTGACCTTTTCTGGTTGACGTCATTGCTAACCCCAGTTCATCATTGGACCAGACCAACAAATcacattccctttttttcaacTTCCGGTCGACTGCCAACGGTTCATCGAATCGACATTAATTGGTTCAATTTGTAGCGGAGATTCAATTTGATATGTACAGTTCTTTGAGAATAATTCTTCtgtatttcttcatttcatcGAGCTTAATACTGAGATCCAAAGGTATGTTACTAGAGCACTTAGTTTGTTTAATGAAATCCCAGAATCTACCCACCGATCGGCAGATGTTTGAGTCACCTGTAACTATGGCGGCAGAAAGACTCTTTCGCAGCCAGAGAAGTTATAACAAAGACAAGGTTTCTCTGCtaatatggaatttttctcgCCTTCGCCATGTTTGCGATCGTATGCTAAACCAATGACCTAATAGTAATCTTCGATCAATTTATTTCGGCTGTTTAAAGTTCGGCGTTTAGATCAATTCAGCCAGGATTAACTAATTTAGGTCGACTTCTCGTTGAATTCAACTCGGCGCGGCTTAGCATCGCACTCGCCAATTTAAATCTACGGTTAGACTCGTGTTTTGACAACTTAAATTTCTTAGAGTACATTCCATAGTATCAATAAAGTCAACAAATATGTAACGAGGTGCCTTTTCTCATCAATACGGCATACGGTGGGTCGATAAACTATACTATAAAGCATTTAGGAAAttttattcatatatttaaTGCGGCATATCATTGGTGATTCAGTCAAGCAGATCGCGAGGGCACCCTGTGTGCAGTAACCTTATAAATCGCgcattacaaaaaataatagtaacaattTTGATAATAACGATGGTAACAAAAGCAATAGCGATAGTAATAAGAAGTAGTGATGATCAGACTGAAAAACCATCTATGGAGACCCAGGGGCTGTGAGTCGTTTCAAGTCAGAGGCTCATCCGCCCTGACTTGAAATCGACTCACAGCCCTTGGGTCTCCGAGGATGACTGACATGcgaatgatttaaaaaaatcggaCCACCACGAGAaatattggaaagaaaaactaGCCAACAGTCCGACGTCttcattaaaaacaacaattaactcaGAAATGCACGACAACAGCTCATGCACATGGCCTACTGTCCAAAGTCCTCTTCCTACTATTGCTAAAATCGGGCTGATGAGAAACAATCGCGTTGAAGAATTTGACATAGTTTTAATTGTAACTatgattataatgataataatgttgTTAATAATAGAGGTAAAGATAGTCATAATAGTAATTGTTGtgataataatttaataatgcTGATAATATCAATGATAAAAATGACGACAAGCTAAAATTTATTCCCTATTTAAATAGAACGCTTAAAGTCGGTCAGCGCGTGATTATATgcaagtttttaaaaagaagcTCACCGAAcactcctgaaaaaaaaaatcggcggAAAAGGGAGGTATTGATGGTGATAGTAAGAATGATATCAACAGTTATGAtatcacaataaaaaattttaaaaaaattgtattacCTTTTATTTGATAGGTGCTGAGGTTACAATAAAAATTCACGAGAGACTCTTGCTGTCGTGCTCTGCATTCAGTGATCCAGAAAATGTTCAACATATCGGTTGGTACCGCTGCTCCACCGATGATTGTGAACATCACTGGAACAAGTTCAGGATAGCACATGTTAAAAATACGAAAGTGACAATTGTCGATGACCCAGACTTTGACGTTTATACCAACGGAACTCTAGTTATCAAGATGGTACAGCCTAtggatgataaaaaaatgtttatttgtaaaGCCCAGAAGAACCTAATAGAGATGACAAGGTTTACCACGATCCTCAATATAGCCAAAGGTGATGTTTATATAAGTGTTatatgatgatgataatagttATCAGTCATCCCCACTCCTCGCTTCGTATATTTAATCTTATCACTTCGGTCGCTTTTTCCTTGcatctttgcttttcttttctgtcgcTCAAGGAATGCAAAATTCCTTATAGTAGTtggatatatatattttttagaaCCTCCACAAATAATACGAGCGAGTCCTCCACAGCCTCAAGTCATTGAAGGAAACGATCTTCATTTGGATGCTCGAGTGCAGGGCTATCCTTACCCCTGGGTAACTTGGAGCCATCGTGACCATCTCCTACAGAATACGTCGAATGTCGATTCAGAAACAAGGCTTAACATTCGCAACGTCACAGTATTAGAAGGCGGAATTTACATCTGTTAAGCCAAGAATCCATTGGGACACGATAACTTAACCTTTGACGTTAATGTTGAAggtattgattttatttttagttaggCTAGCTTCGTGAGAGTAGATGTAGCCTGTTACAAagtttgctctttttctttttgtggtctAAAGATTTCTCTTATTGTTCTTCGTGTcgtttgtcacttttttttgttttgtttttttgcgtgttttatttctcttattcttctgttttgttttggttctgtTACTATTTTTTATCGAAACCGATTGCTATTTTAGAGAAAAGCGACACACTTACTCGGACGCTTCCATTCTTTTTCCCTCTGTATCAATGTCAGCCGGTGACGACGACTGCAGCGTTGGGTAGGTTTTCCCGCTCTTTAACCCTTCCAGATGACCTAAAAGGAATGAACAGGGTTCCGAGAGATGCCTTGGAATATAATAACTTCTTTAAAATATGAACAGCCGGGCAAAGTATAGAAGTTATTTAATTTGGCCACTCTGTCTCTACCCTTAGATTCCCAAACTCCATCATCTTCACCAACATCAGGTAAGCACGATGTgttctatttcaatttttccaatGTCAGTTTTGGAGCAAATTTTAACTGTGTCCAAACTTACATAGGATTGCATTGATTTTTATCAATCCTTTTTTTCACGACCAAAATCTTTCCTACTGGTTTTTGTTTATCATCGAACTTAACTCTATCTCAAAGCCGCACTCGTGGAATTGCATATGAACTGATTCCCTCCGCTTCTCTCCTCACTTCCTTCCACATCAATACCTGCACCTTCTCATCCATATCTCTACTCACATAATCTCCCTCTAATAGAAAAACAAGTTTCAGTCCAACCTGTGTTAAGTGGTCACTCACGCGGAATGGCAGCATGACCGCTTCATACAGGTTGACCGCTAtgcaggttccacagaataggggtATTATGAAAAACCCTTTAAAAAGTGCCACTTTATGTCACAATTGACCACGAAGATATACCAGATTGAAAGTGACTATGAATACCAAGATTTTAATCCGTCATGAGTTATTAACTTAATTCCAATAACTTAAGAGCCAATGTCAGCatgaatcaaacaaacagcggcaagtcacccaaatttgttttccctcctacttttatattttgtagcccaatatgttgtggtgtagtttttttgcgaTCCCATAAGTAAGCTGCTTTATCAAGTGTGATTGTGTCAGCGAAAATAATGTTCACTATTTCCAAAAGAGTTAAGAAGAGACCCCACTTCTCTTCATCACGAGGCATATGGCTGCAGATCATCAATGGAAGGAAACGGCCAAGGCACCACATCTGTGAAGCTAATATCGCATTATGATCAACAGAACTACCAACACACAGTTTTGTCAATTTCATAAGTGAAAtaaattacatatatatatatatgtatgtatctGTGCCATTGatcaattacaaaaacattccgctacttttaaaaaatataccaGATACGGTAGGATCGTGATGTTTAGCACTTGGCAAATGTTTGGGAAATTTTGAATTACTGTAACTTGCAGTTCAAATATTACcataacaataaaaatggagaaaaaaaagccttttgCTTACAAAATTAATACTAACAATGTACATCAGGGTGATAATCCAATGATAATGAATGTATCTTGTGTCAGAGTTGCAAGTGTTGGAATTTAAGGTGGCACTTGATATGGCTTGTTGAAAACATCTGGATAACCGTAATCTAAAATTTTAAtctaataatttaaattttccaaggTGAAAAACTGCTGCTCATTTAAAGTATATTTGAGGAGTTCTTTGACTTCATGTTGAAGACGCCCCTCAAGTACATCATGCATTGCATCACCCGGAAGACCTTCGATGACATGCAACTATCGCGACTGGTTCAGAGCTGATATCagatttattccaaattgtGAAGAAATGTCCATGACTGAAATTTCGATGGCTGTGCACTGCTGATCATACATTGCTTTGGTGCGTAATTGGAAATCATCTTCCACAAACTGTGGAGAATAATGAGAAAGTTATTGGATTTCAACACCACACTTCAATTACAAACTTTATAAGACACGATTTACAACACAGTTTTTTCATGGTAAGTCACAGGATCAGGTGGTTTAATCATTAATAGGGGGTAGTATCTTCGGTACTACATAGAATGGTTCTCACATGGCTACTGGGAAAGTTAAGCAAAAATTTATCACAATGAGCAAACGCCTAAGGAAAAAAGTTATGAGTAGGCAACAAAGTGCAAAAGTGCAAAAAGAATGGGAAGAGATTTAGACAGTTGCATATAGACTGTCAAAACATTATATTGTCAGTGGAAAAATagttcatcttttctttcattatATTACCTTTGAGGTCACATCATTTGCATCTTCCATGCAAACTCTGCACTTCAGTGCAGAACAGTTTCCAATTTTAAAGCCTCCAATCTCCTGAGATGCAAATTATCACCAGAAACAAAGCTGATGGTTCCTCTCAAAGACTTTCTTTCCCCATTTGTGGTAAACTGGTATCCTCCATCCTTAGGAAATAAATATAGatcaactaaaaaaaaggatgtCGATAGATAAGCCCTGATCTGTCCGATATATGCAAATAAGACTTGTACAGTATCTTGAAAATTTATTGCATTTCTATACTTTCAGTTTACTCTATAACAGATATTGAATGTACTGCACACTGTGGTCATTTATTTATCTCAACTACTACACCTAAACACCTTTTCTTACTTTCTGAGGTACATGCATGGATGTCTCATGTCTTGTGACAATATAGTGACATAAAAATATCTCATTACCAACTTTATGTTttgaggtggctctcccataagcccggtggcttcctgagtctcctcgccttctagttataaccgctgtaaataattttttgcattgtgtaaataaggcaaataaaatatgatgatgatgatgatgaaggtTTTGCTGCCCAGTGGATTCACAACTTCAACATCATCATATAATATTTAAAGCATGTGGGTCCCTGGAGAAAAGATGGTGCTGGCGGTGACAATCACAACAATCAGCAATCATCTCATCATGTCGTTGATGTGAGTTTTGTCTAGaaacaatttgtaaaaatttacaaataaatcaccACTACAGTAACATTTCacttttaacaaatttaagaatACCAGTGGGCAAAGTAATGGAAATTACCAACCAGGCAAATTCCCACAAGTTGAGAACTGGTCCACATAAAACTAAGTTCCCCTAATGATAAAACAAGTACTGCAAAGTGAAGAATGACTTCACCATAATTTCTGTTTACCTGTTTCAAAATTGAGGGGTTGTTCAACCACTGCTCTAAACTTTCAAGAAGAGGGATCTCAATGACTTCATCATGTAGTTGAACCCTTTTTCTTACTGCACTTTTCCGTCAATGACCATGGAAGTTTCTAAGCACACGTTTCACAGGTTCCTGTTCAGGGGACATTACATAATGCATGTTGATTTATTACATTTCAACAAAATGTCACACtgcccttgcgaactgaattcccagtttgatgggaattcctaggaattccaaaatccatttcgCACGGGAACTTCTaagaaaaaattcctaggaattcctaggaattccaaaatccatttcgCAAGGGTGATACAGAAACATCCAAGTTAGCCTAGCTAGTTGGCTCAAACAGAGCCCTAGCTGGTGCAAAACAAGAGAGGAGAAGAGACCACACATTTATTTCTCTGGTTTTATAGCTATAAATTGTTAAGGCATCTTTgaacattgtaaggagaatttggtgtctttaaccctttaactcccaaaatctaattgttaattctcctctctagctgctacacattttcttgttaaTTAGCTATGAGGACTTGGTGCTGGATCAAGATAGAAGCTTCTCCCTGATAAGTTggaatattctcattatctgtttgctgaataatgtatgtatattgtagagagaatttttatgttaatcacttctgagagaTAAGGGGTTAACAGCTGTATGTTAAggtgcttttcttttcattaaaatagtGATTTGCTCCCTTATTATTAACAAGCAAATCCTAAATTGTACAATCTACTTAATTTCTTATACTTACAGCAAGACCAAATATTTCTCTAAATGCTTGTTTTTgtctattttctgttttaaggtTTTGAAATGGGCTTGCCTCCTTAGAATTTTGCTCAAATAAAGTTTGCCATCCTATGTTTTAACACATGATTTTCCTATTCCTCCATATTCAAAAGCTTAGTGACAATATTTACACATACTGACTTGACAGCAGTAGAGACAAGATAACTGGTACTCTGCACAACGTCATCCAAAGCTTTTTGAGTGAGATTGTGTATTTCCTTGATTCGCAAAAGATATGCTGCACTCGTGTTTCTTAACTGTTCATTTTTGGAGATGTCTTCGTTTCAAGGACAGCATTGCACATGTTACATGGAAGACCCATCACAACTTAAACGCCACAAGGACGTACGACGTAGCCGGGGATTGGGGAATGTTGAGGGGTATACTGGTAGAAGTAGATCTTTAACTCGAATGAAACCGCAATCAACTATCGATTGGCTTACTCAACTTTATACTGCGAACTTTTTAGtgattaaaattttgttttaaaagcgaTTTCCCTCCAAAATTCGTCCTTCTTTTGCTAGTGCGTCCCAGCAGCTCCTTCTTCGTATCTCACTGGTTAAACGAACCTAGCTAGACCTCGTGCGTCGGACTAAGTAACGAACTAAAGCAGCGAGGAGGTTGTTTCTTGGCTCCAGTCTCATTGATTTTCTCCAGAGACTTTAGAGAGGATAGGTAAGCGAgagaaattttcttaaaaacacattttattgCAACTTTATGTACACAAACCTGACTCCTGCACTGATCTTTGTTCGTATCTTATCTCGCAAAAAAGGACGATCTCCTTGGCATTGCCCGAGATGTAGAAGAACTAAGGCACTACTTTCCCTTAGTAAACTAGACGCTCGATGTCCTTTATGCATGACCCCAATCGTCTCAAATACTATTCGTTGAGCTATTCgtattttttctagtttttctaaAGAGGATAGTTCTGTGGGTATTTCACACACATACATATTATTCACTACAGCCTGACatggtaattttccttttatgacCTTTGAGTGACATGTGTTGCATATACactgttttccatcaaatgaCTGTTGAATACTGAAATATGTTTGACATGGGTACTTCTCGTTTATGCATGTTATTACCGATTTCGAATAAAGTATTCGATTACAGATAGTACATATGAAATAAGGGCCCTCTCTCATTTTCCTCTTAAACTTGTTAATACACAATTCAACCGATTTGGCTTTCACTAATTTCTCATTGCGTTGGGAAAgtaattctttcttctttttagcATCCAtagttgaatattttcttttaatgtctTCCAGAAACCTTTTTTTGGCAACAGGTTCCATGCTGTCatacatatgtttttttttctgtgttttctcatgatgtgtttcctttcaatttcagtaattttacatGAACAGCAGATAAATTGTATATCATATTCCATAGTCTGACATTCCCGTTTgttttgaataatattattaatttcctcTA
It encodes the following:
- the LOC131799483 gene encoding immunoglobulin superfamily member 10 produces the protein MYSSLRIILLYFFISSSLILRSKGAEVTIKIHERLLLSCSAFSDPENVQHIGWYRCSTDDCEHHWNKFRIAHVKNTKVTIVDDPDFDVYTNGTLVIKMVQPMDDKKMFICKAQKNLIEMTRFTTILNIAKEPPQIIRASPPQPQVIEGNDLHLDARVQGYPYPWVTWSHRDHLLQNTSNVDSETRLNIRNVTVLEGGIYIC